From Lycorma delicatula isolate Av1 chromosome 13, ASM4794821v1, whole genome shotgun sequence, a single genomic window includes:
- the LOC142333962 gene encoding uncharacterized protein LOC142333962, with protein MNDQQKLQVNRLNIYDENKEMIQERLEEEKRHILNEESYWIWLEKKTKEIEQVKLMEEEEEINKKEIEYFEKKIQTIKDLKFNEWLAKKQIESKIKQQEKNIEKKNEMKKFKKEQAEKVWKAWLERKEKLIQEDKLRKKIEMQKKEQQRKEKQVLSEQKYNEWVKNASTRPKPVRSNLGLTSLSCTNISYINPEPWKNVLDENDVDLNEFEKT; from the exons atgaatgatcaACAGAAATTACAGGTCAATAGATTAAacatttatgatgaaaataaagaaatgatacaAGAACgattagaagaagaaaaaagacatATATTAAATGAAGAAAGTTATTGGAtatggttagaaaaaaaaactaaagaaatagaacaagtaaaattaatggaagaagaagaagaaataaataaaaaggaaattgaatattttgaaaaaaagattcaaactataaaagatttaaaatttaatgaatggtTGGCTAAAAAACAAATcgaatcaaaaataaaacaacaagaaaaaaatattgaaaagaaaaatgaaatgaagaaatttaaaaaagaacaagcaGAAAAAGTATGGAAAGCTTGGCTAGAgagaaaagaaaaactgatacAAG AAGACAAACTgagaaagaaaatagaaatgcaaaaaaaagaacagcaaagaaaagaaaaacaagtactgtcagaacaaaaatataatgaatgggTAAAAAATGCTTCGACTCGTCCAAAACCTGTAAGAAGCAATCTTGGATTaacaa gtttatccTGCACAAACATCAGCTATATTAATCCAGAACCGTGGAAAAATGTTTTAGATGAAAATGACGTAGAcctaaatgaatttgaaaaaacttaa